From one Marispirochaeta sp. genomic stretch:
- a CDS encoding LPP20 family lipoprotein, whose amino-acid sequence MNKTVAGRILMGLLVLFLFAGCATGGPASGSSSSGDMPAWFLDPRAAYPDDTYMTAIGTGDTRRAAEQSAMAGLSQIFESQITVDVSTAERYRDLVSSAGNVSESELMLAQSTNVQSNQTLLNVQFGEAAVDTEGRVHAIAYIDRMATGRIYQDLIRKNSGFVTAYMNEYRAADDPIRKYAFVSAAAVVAQSNALLLDQLRIISQVFYAMTSLPYDQRSVLQEKSEMASTMTISLRVRGGEGPLVESAVREALSQERFPTADPALLSIRGDVRIEDIELNPKYKSVRWYLNLDFTGPDGKALVSYNNQGRASAVTAESARSFAMDDINKAVKQEFVGSVRGYFDGLVQGN is encoded by the coding sequence ATGAATAAAACTGTTGCAGGAAGGATCCTGATGGGGCTTCTTGTTCTCTTTCTATTTGCCGGCTGTGCCACCGGCGGTCCGGCCTCCGGGAGCTCCTCCTCCGGGGACATGCCCGCCTGGTTCCTTGATCCCCGGGCCGCATACCCCGATGATACGTACATGACCGCTATCGGGACCGGCGACACCAGACGGGCCGCGGAGCAGAGCGCCATGGCCGGCCTGTCCCAGATATTCGAGTCACAGATAACGGTGGACGTAAGCACCGCAGAGCGCTACCGGGACCTTGTAAGTTCTGCCGGAAACGTTTCCGAAAGCGAACTCATGCTTGCCCAGTCCACCAACGTGCAGTCCAACCAGACCCTGCTGAATGTTCAGTTCGGCGAAGCGGCGGTCGATACCGAGGGCAGGGTCCATGCCATTGCCTATATTGACCGTATGGCAACGGGCCGGATTTACCAGGACCTGATCCGGAAAAACAGCGGCTTTGTTACAGCCTATATGAACGAGTACCGCGCTGCCGATGATCCCATCCGTAAATACGCCTTTGTCTCCGCAGCAGCGGTAGTTGCCCAGAGCAACGCTCTTCTGCTGGACCAGCTCAGAATAATATCCCAGGTCTTCTACGCCATGACCTCTCTGCCCTATGATCAGCGCAGTGTACTGCAGGAAAAATCGGAGATGGCCTCAACCATGACCATCAGTCTCCGTGTCCGGGGAGGAGAAGGGCCTCTGGTGGAATCCGCAGTCCGCGAAGCCCTGAGCCAGGAGCGTTTTCCCACAGCAGATCCCGCCCTGCTTTCCATCCGGGGAGATGTCCGTATCGAGGACATCGAGCTGAACCCCAAGTATAAATCCGTGCGCTGGTACCTTAATCTCGATTTTACCGGCCCTGACGGCAAGGCTCTTGTCTCCTATAACAACCAGGGCCGGGCCTCCGCGGTTACCGCTGAATCTGCCCGCTCCTTTGCCATGGACGATATTAACAAAGCCGTCAAACAGGAATTTGTCGGTTCCGTCCGCGGCTATTTTGACGGTCTGGTGCAGGGGAACTGA